TGTGGTGCACGGTAATGACCGCCCGATCGACATCGCTGATCAGGCTGTCGCCCAGCACGACATTCGGAATTTCCCAGTTGCGGCCTTCCCGGACATCGGGCAGGCCGGACAGACCGAGCACCGAGGCGGTTTCGCAACCGGGCTGGCTGCGAAGCGCCTCATCGGCGAGCCGGGTCAGTTCCGCGAGACTCTTTCCAATCCTCGTCATTGGCCGGCCGTCACTGATGACCGAGGCCTTCCAGCTCTTTGGCCCGCGCTTCGGTCATGCTGCGCATGCATTCGCCGGCATCGAGCCGCGCGATGGTGCCCTCGCCGAGACCGTAATACAGGCAATTGGCGTCGCGGTACTGGATCCACAGCCGCTGCGCCGCGCGCAATTGATCGTGCTGCGCCGGCACCGCATCCTTCAGCGCCTGCTGATAGGCAATGGTCATCCGCTTGTCCCATTGCGCGGTCTTGGCCTTGAGACACTCGACCATCTGGAACGTGTTGCCGTCGCAGGACGCTTCGGGATCGCCCTGATCGCCGGCCTGGGCGACCGAGACCAGCGCCAGCATCGCGGCGGCGCCCAAAACTACTTTCAACATCATGCTCATGCCGGCGGTAGCAGGCCGAGACGCCTGGCGATGAGCTTGTCGACGGTACGCTTGGGCAGCACCGACATGATCAGATGCCGCATCGGGTCCGGCGTGATCTGATAGCGCACTTTCGGATTGGGGGACGTCAGCGCCTCAAAAATTCGTTCGGCGATCTTCTCCGGCGGCAATCCGATTTCGCTGAGATGTTTGGTGAACGCGCGGATCTTGACCAGCGCCGGGGCAAACGGCGAGTTGGTGGCAAGCTCGGTCTTGTCGGTCTTGCTCCAGATCGGCGTCTTCACCGCGCCGGGCGCGATGATGATGACGTCGATGCCGAACAGCATCATTTCGCGGCGCAGGCTCTCGGACAGCCCCTCGATCGCGTGCTTTGATGCTGCGTAAGCCGACGTCAGCGGACTGCCGCTCTTGCCGGAGACCGACGAGATCATGACGATCCGCCCCTTCGGCCCCTTTAACGACGGATCGGAACCGAGCAACGGACCGAAGGCTTGCGTCGAGATGAGCGGCCCAATGACGTTCACTTCCATCTGGCGGCGGAAAGCGTCGGCGGAAATCTCGAGCACCGCGCCCGCAACGCCGATGCCGGCATTGTTGACGAGACCCGCGAGCGTCTCGCCGTTCAGCGTGCTGCGCACCTCGCGCGCCGCCGCCAGCACCGCCGCCTCGTCAGTGACGTCGAACAACAACGGCGTGAAATTGGCGCCGAATTCGCTCTTGAGGCGGTCGGCGTCGGCCTGCTGGCGCACGCTGCCGAACACACGAAAGCCGCGGCCGAGCAGCAGCTTTGCCGTAGCCCAGCCGATGCCGGTAGACGCGCCGGTGACGACGACAGATTTCATGACGAAATTCCTTTTCCCGACGGTTTTCCGGCATTTTGCGCGGAAAGACCAGTCCTCAAGCTCGCTCAGCCGCGCGTGACATCATGCGCCGGACGGCTCAAGGCGTGCCTGAGACGCCCAGGTCCGGTAAAGCCGGGTGCGCCGCTTGGTGATGATCTGCTGGCGGATCAATGACAGCAGTGGACTGGCGTTGGGTTTCGGCTTCAGGCCTCGGCCAAGGCGGCGCAGTTGCAGCTTCACCAAGGCCATCTTCGCAAGGCTTGCATAGGCCTTGTTGCGCCAGCCGACGCTTGGGATTTGGACGTCGAGGGCTTCATCGCCCTTCCACTTTTCCGCCAGCTCCGGTTCGAACGCAAAAGCGCTGGCAATGCCGACCATCGCCACACCCGGCCGGCCCTCGCTCGGCCTAAGCGCCTGTTCGGCAATGGCACGCCGGCGGATGCCGCCGGTGACCATGACCGGCATGCGCGCCACTGCGCTGACGTCGCGCGCAAAGTCGAGAAAATAGGCCTCGCGCGCCGCAGTGCCACCGGTCTGTGGCGCGCCCTGCATGGCCGGGCTTTCGTAACTGCCGCCGGACAATTCAACGAGATCGACCGGCAACTCGTTGAGCCAGCGCACCACTTGCACGGCATCCGACGCCTCAAAGCCGCCCTTTTGGAAATCGGCCGAGTTGAGTTTTACCGCGACCGAGAAGCCGGGTGAGACCGCGGCCCGCACCGCCCTGACAACATCGAGCAGGAGCCGCGCGCGGTTATGCAACTCGCCGCCCCACGCATCGTTGCGCCGGTTGGTGAGCGGTGAAAGAAACTGGCTGATCAGATAGCCGTGGGCGGCATGGATCTGCACGCCAGAAAAGCCTGATGCCTCAGCCAACCTGGCGGTGGTGGCAAAACGCGCGACAATCCCGGCAATGTCAGCTTCATCCAGCGCTCGCGGCACTGGAAACAAATGCGAATAGGCTCCGAGGTCGACGCCGATGGCTGACGGCGCCACCGCCTCCTGCCCCATCGCGGCGAAGACCTGCCGGCCGGGATGGTTGATCTGCAGCCACATCTGGCTGCCGTCCCGCATCGCGGCCCGCGCCCAGGCCTTGAACGGTTCGATCGGCTGGCGCGCGTCGAGCACCACGCCGCCGGGTCCAGTCAGCGCCGCCGGATCGATCATCACATTGCCGGACAGGATCAATCCGGGACCGCCGCGGCCCCAGTTCGCATACAGCCGCCGCAGATCCTCGCCCGGAAGCTGGTTACGATCCGCCATGTTCTCTTCCATCGCCGCCTTCGCAATGCGGTTGGGAACGACCGCCTGGTTCGGCAGCGTCAGCGGAGCGAACAGCGATGGCGGCGGGACGATTGCATGCATGGATTGACCTTGAATTCGGTGACGGATGAGGCCACCCTACACCTTCAAGCTAACTTGAAGGTCAAGGCCTTTCAGGGGGACGGTGGCGATGCAGATTGGTGAATTGGCGCGACGGTTCGCCGTGGCGCCGTCGAAAATACGCTTTCTCGAGGACCAGGGCCTGGTGCAACCGGTGCGCCGGACACAAGCGGGCTACCGTGAATATGACGAGGGTTCGGCTGAAGCGCTGAGCATGATCCTGCAGGCGCAATCGCTCGGCTTTACCCTCGACGAGATCAAGGGTGCGCTGGCGGAGACCAAAAGTCACGGCCTGCGTCGCGACTATTTGATCGGGCAGATCGCGCGAAAACTGTCCGAGCTCGACCGTCACATCGCGCAGTCGCAAGAGCTGCGCGCGCGCCTGGTCTGCGCCAGCAACGAGCTGAAAACGCGCATGAAGAACGGAGCGAAATGCGACACAAGGCCTGCGGCTCCGCCGCCGGTCCGCACCAACAAGCCGCGTCCGGCGCAGCGGGGCCATCGCCGAATTCCGGCCATCGCGGGATAAGGACGCCCTCGTCCCGCCATCGCGGCCGGATGCCTACTCTGCATGACCGTCGATGATCGGGCCGAACAGCTCCCATTTCTCGCCGCTGAATTTCATCATCTGGACCTGCTCGATCGGATAGAAATCCGTTGGCGAGGTCTTGATGCGGATTCCCGGGATATAGGTGTTGATCTCGAAATCCATGTTGGCGACCATCTTCATGACGTTCTCGCGGGTGAGATTGTCGCCGCACCGTTTCAGCACCTCGATCAGGGCGGTCGAGGTATTGTAGGCCGTCAGCGGCCCGCT
The Bradyrhizobium sp. KBS0727 genome window above contains:
- a CDS encoding NADH:flavin oxidoreductase/NADH oxidase family protein yields the protein MHAIVPPPSLFAPLTLPNQAVVPNRIAKAAMEENMADRNQLPGEDLRRLYANWGRGGPGLILSGNVMIDPAALTGPGGVVLDARQPIEPFKAWARAAMRDGSQMWLQINHPGRQVFAAMGQEAVAPSAIGVDLGAYSHLFPVPRALDEADIAGIVARFATTARLAEASGFSGVQIHAAHGYLISQFLSPLTNRRNDAWGGELHNRARLLLDVVRAVRAAVSPGFSVAVKLNSADFQKGGFEASDAVQVVRWLNELPVDLVELSGGSYESPAMQGAPQTGGTAAREAYFLDFARDVSAVARMPVMVTGGIRRRAIAEQALRPSEGRPGVAMVGIASAFAFEPELAEKWKGDEALDVQIPSVGWRNKAYASLAKMALVKLQLRRLGRGLKPKPNASPLLSLIRQQIITKRRTRLYRTWASQARLEPSGA
- a CDS encoding SDR family oxidoreductase, whose translation is MKSVVVTGASTGIGWATAKLLLGRGFRVFGSVRQQADADRLKSEFGANFTPLLFDVTDEAAVLAAAREVRSTLNGETLAGLVNNAGIGVAGAVLEISADAFRRQMEVNVIGPLISTQAFGPLLGSDPSLKGPKGRIVMISSVSGKSGSPLTSAYAASKHAIEGLSESLRREMMLFGIDVIIIAPGAVKTPIWSKTDKTELATNSPFAPALVKIRAFTKHLSEIGLPPEKIAERIFEALTSPNPKVRYQITPDPMRHLIMSVLPKRTVDKLIARRLGLLPPA
- a CDS encoding lysozyme inhibitor LprI family protein; translated protein: MMLKVVLGAAAMLALVSVAQAGDQGDPEASCDGNTFQMVECLKAKTAQWDKRMTIAYQQALKDAVPAQHDQLRAAQRLWIQYRDANCLYYGLGEGTIARLDAGECMRSMTEARAKELEGLGHQ
- a CDS encoding MerR family transcriptional regulator, giving the protein MQIGELARRFAVAPSKIRFLEDQGLVQPVRRTQAGYREYDEGSAEALSMILQAQSLGFTLDEIKGALAETKSHGLRRDYLIGQIARKLSELDRHIAQSQELRARLVCASNELKTRMKNGAKCDTRPAAPPPVRTNKPRPAQRGHRRIPAIAG